CTACACGCTGGATCTGATGGGCGGGCAATCCCTGATGGCAACCGCGGCCTATAATGCAGGACCGGGGCGCGCCCGGCGCTGGATGGCGGATCAACCGCTGGAGGGGGCGATTTATGCCGAAACCATTCCTTTCAGCGAGACGCGCAACTATGTGCAGAAAGTCATGGGCAATGCTTATTATTATGCGCATCGCCTGGGCACTAAAATACTAAGCCTCAAGCAGCGGCTCGGCACAGTGGGCGGCGGCGGAGGGGTAATGACGACGGAAGAGGCGGAAAACTAAGCATGAAAATAAAACAAATATGTGTACTCGGTGGTTCTGGCTTTGTCGGTAGCGCAATTGTTCACCGTTTGAGTGCGGCCGGTTATCTGGTCAAGGTGCTGACGCGTCGGCGTGAAGCCAGCAAACACCTGATCCTGCTGCCCAATGTGCAAGTCGTGGAATGCGATGTCATGGATGATCAGGCCTTGCGTACGCACCTGACAGGCTGTGATGGGGTGATCAATCTGATAGGCATACTGCATGAGAGCCGCAAAGCCAGCTTCGAGGCCATGCATGCCGAGCTGCCCAGCCGCCTGGTGCAATTGTGTGTGAAGCTGGGTGTCTGTCGCCTGCTGCACATGAGCGCCCTGCAAGCGGCGCCCGATGCGCCCAGTGCCTATCTGCGTTCCAAGGCAAAAGGCGAAGCCCCTGTGCTGGCCAACGCCGATCGCCTGAATGTCACCATCTTCCGGCCATCGGTCATTTTTGGCCGCAATGATAGCTTTCTCAATCTGTTTGCCAGCCTGGTCAAGCTCATGCCTGTGGTCGCCCTTGCGAAACCCCAGGCCCGCTTTCAGCCCGTATGGGTGGAAGATGTAGCCCAGGCATTTACCAATGCCATTGAAAATGCCGAGACCTTTGGTCAGGTATATGAATTGGGCGGCCCACGCGTGTACACCATGAAAGAGCTCATTCTGTTCGTTGCGTTTGTGCTGGGCAAAAAGCGCATGGTGGTCGGGCTTAACGACAAGCTTTCTTACCTGCAGGCCTATGCGCTGGAAAAAATGCCCGTCAAGCTGATGACGCGTGACAACCTGAGCTCCATGGAGGTGGATAGCGTGACCAGTGCACCTTTCCCCGCCGTGCTGGGCGTCACGCCTACCGCGCTGGAAGCGGTGGTGCCTGAATACCTGACCAATGACACGCCACGCAACGCCTATAACCGTTTTCGCGGCCTGGCAGGTCGCTAGGTCCTGTTGGGCATGCAAACCTTTGTCGTGGGTGGCGCCGTGCGCGATGCGCTGCTGGGCTTGCCCGTGCAGGATCAGGATCAT
Above is a window of Methylovorus glucosotrophus DNA encoding:
- a CDS encoding complex I NDUFA9 subunit family protein, with translation MKIKQICVLGGSGFVGSAIVHRLSAAGYLVKVLTRRREASKHLILLPNVQVVECDVMDDQALRTHLTGCDGVINLIGILHESRKASFEAMHAELPSRLVQLCVKLGVCRLLHMSALQAAPDAPSAYLRSKAKGEAPVLANADRLNVTIFRPSVIFGRNDSFLNLFASLVKLMPVVALAKPQARFQPVWVEDVAQAFTNAIENAETFGQVYELGGPRVYTMKELILFVAFVLGKKRMVVGLNDKLSYLQAYALEKMPVKLMTRDNLSSMEVDSVTSAPFPAVLGVTPTALEAVVPEYLTNDTPRNAYNRFRGLAGR